One window from the genome of Hydra vulgaris chromosome 02, alternate assembly HydraT2T_AEP encodes:
- the LOC100192227 gene encoding tyrosine-protein kinase ABL1 yields MGQTQVKDDGSRKHKDGKANHKRANTPGTNQEPTDKFTLPWDLRPPEKIENDESVKINDFMRSRPLPLPPPDGDKSSQKEILNFSGIDQDKIFFVQYDFDCGDIENQLSVSKGELVHILKYDEQKVWCEGQNKNGKTGWLPFSYVVPFISMHKYDWYHGRISRNRAEYLLNSGINGSFLVRESESAPGQHSLSLRYDGRVYHYRVYFENDTVYVREEAKFKTLEELVTYHSREAGGLVTNLRYAALKVDKPAVYGFSPKDDEWEIPRMDIFMGQKLGGGQYGEVYKAEYKKYGVTVAVKTLKEDQTDVEEFLKEADMMKQIKHPNLVRLIGVCTHESPIYIITEYMPLGNLLEYLRQSDKADLPATTLLYMASQVAAAMSYLESKGFIHRDLAARNCLVGENHLIKVADFGLARSMMNDYYKAHSGAKFPIKWTSPEALAYNKFSSKSDVWAFGVLMWEIVKYGASPYPGHDLNQVYSLIEQGYRMECPEGCPDAAYELMLDCWKWNPNDRPTFSSICYRLDTMFDATNVDDEVQRAIKLRPQSTFISEIEGMVLPPVPPKHQQLQENSTENNLKLEKVNKSSKAQKLHKKEKKEKNSMLPLFRGTLRGKDKKLAENFLKEHYSSSESITSTSSDTQAVVKTISGSPHSLPPVPNLVVSKISLEELHGGMKVMNTKKHIREERNLVDEKTNNEKKLLLCDANNKPLPPPKPPVSPQLKQTQDKQECIEDILPKTKSISIKTPPIPMARINKLTINNDEAESRKPSLLAKPVLKPRPSVSSKTTNQISNSLKNETYNLNIKKDGLKSELIGVMDIMQVVYQGVKSLILLADSRQSENIAEKAANIFQQCNELVDKLSLYRDSIAPVPRQNVSKHLSSIENNVNEFQKVLCNLPRIATATDLEKLSKSLGALCNSLIVLGNALPSL; encoded by the exons ATTTCATGAGAAGCCGCCCTCTTCCACTCCCTCCTCCAGATGGTGATAAAAGCAgccaaaaagaaattttaaactttagtgGTATTGATCaggacaaaattttttttgtacaatatgACTTTGACTGTGGTGATATTGAAAATCAACTTTCTGTTTCTAAAGGTGAACTGGTTCATATACTAAAATATGATGAACAAAAAGTTTGGTGTGaaggacaaaataaaaatggtaaaacagGATGGCTTCCCTTCTCATATGTTGTTCCTTTTATTAGTATGCATAAATATGATTGGTATCATGGAAGAATTTCAAGGAATCGTGCTGAATATTTGTTGAACAGTGGTATAAATGGTAGTTTTTTGGTGCGAGAAAGTGAAAGTGCTCCGGGTCAACATTCTCTTTCATTAAGATATGATGGGAGGGTGTATCACTATagagtttattttgaaaatgacaCTGTTTATGTTAGAGAAGAAGCTAAGTTTAAAACGCTTGAAGAATTAGTAACATACCATTCTCGTGAAGCTGGAGGTCTTGTTACTAATTTACGATATGCTGCATTAAAAGTTGATAAACCAGCAGTATATGGTTTTTCGCCAAAAGATGATGAATGGGAAATACCACGAATGGATATATTTATGGGACAAAAGTTAGGCGGGGGACAGTATGGAGAAGTTTATAAGGCAGAATACAAAAAGTATGGAGTGACTGTAGCTGTTAAAACTTTgaag GAAGATCAAACTGATGTTGAAGAATTTCTTAAAGAAGCAGATATGATGAAGCAAATAAAACATCCAAATCTTGTTAGATTAATTGGTGTTTGTACGCATGAGTCaccaatttatattataactgaATACATGCCACTTGGCAATCTTTTAGAATACTTGCGCCAGTCTGACAAAGCTGACCTCCCTGCTACTACACTTCTTTATATGGCATCACAAGTAGCAGCTGCAATGAGTTATTTAGAATCAAAAGGTTTTATTCATAg AGACTTGGCTGCAAGAAATTGTCTTGTTGGTGAGAATCATTTAATAAAGGTTGCAGATTTTGGACTTGCTCGTTCCATGATGAATGACTATTACAAAGCCCATTCAGGAGCCAAATTCCCGATAAAATGGACAAGCCCTGAAGCTTTGGCTTATAATAAGTTTTCCAGCAAGTCAGATGTGTGGG CTTTTGGTGTACTTATGTGGGAGATAGTTAAATATGGTGCATCACCTTACCCTGGTCATGACTTAAACCAAGTATACAGTCTTATTGAGCAAGGTTATAGAATGGAGTGCCCTGAAGGATGTCCTGATGCTGCCTATGAATTGATGCTAGATT GTTGGAAATGGAATCCTAATGATCGACCAACATTTTCAAGTATATGCTACCGACTGGATACGATGTTTGATGCAACCAATGTAGACGAcg aAGTTCAAAGAGCTATAAAATTACGTCCTCAGTCTACTTTTATTAGTGAAATAGAAGGAATGGTTCTTCCTCCTGTACCACCAAAACATCAACAGCTTCAAGAAAATTctacagaaaataatttaaaacttgaaaaagtgAATAAATCTTCAAAAGCACAAAAGTTgcataaaaaagagaaaaaagagaaaaactcTATGTTACCTTTATTTCGAGGTACTTTGCGTGGTAAAGATAAGAAGTTggcagaaaattttttaaaagaacactACTCTTCATCTGAAAGTATTACATCAACTAGCTCTGATACCCAAGCTGTGGTGAAGACAATTTCTGGTTCTCCACATAGTCTTCCTCCTGTCCCAAATTTAgtggtttcaaaaatttctcttGAGGAACTTCATGGCGGAATGAAAGTAATGAATACGAAAAAACATATTAGAGAAGAAAGAAACTTGGTTGatgaaaaaactaataatgagaaaaaattacttttatgtgATGCTAATAATAAACCTCTGCCACCTCCAAAACCCCCTGTCTCACCCCAATTAAAACAAACACAGGACAAACAAGAATGTATTGAAGatattttaccaaaaacaaaATCCATTTCTATTAAAACTCCACCGATTCCAATGGCTcgaattaataaattaacaataaataacgATGAAGCTGAATCTCGAAAACCATCACTATTAGCAAAACCTGTTTTAAAACCAAGACCATCTGTTAGTTCAAAGACTACTAATCAAATtagtaatagtttaaaaaatgaaacatataatttaaatataaagaaggATGGTTTAAAGTCTGAGTTAATAGGAGTTATGGATATAATGCAAGTGGTTTATCAGGGTGTTAAGTCATTAATTCTTTTAGCAGATAGTAGACAGTCTGAAAATATTGCTGAAAAAGCTgctaatatttttcaacaatgtAATGAACTAGTTGATAAGTTATCGTTGTATCGAGATTCCATTGCACCTGTTCCTAGACAAAATGTTAGTAAACATTTAAGTTCTATTGAAAATAATGTTAATGAATTTCAAAAGGTTTTGTGTAATTTACCTCGTATAGCAACCGCAACTGATTTAGAAAAACTGAGTAAGAGTTTAGGAGCTCTTTGCAACAGCCTTATTGTTCTTGGTAATGCTTTGCCAAGTTTATag